ACCGCCCAGGGGCGCCTGGTATTGGCCGGTGTGGCCGTCGCGGCGTTGTGTGCCGCGTTGACCCGGCTCACGGTGATTCTGGTCGAAGCGCAGGCGCAAAGCGTGTTGAGCTGGCTGGCCGGTTCCCTGGCCAACGTCGGTGCCGCCCAGGTGCAATTGCTCTGGCCGTGCACCTTGATCGGCGGCCTGTGGGCGCTGTGGTGTGCGCCGCGCTTGAACCTGATCAACCTCGGCGAAGACGCCGCCCGCTCGTTGGGCGTGGGCATCGCCAGCCTGCGCCTGCAGGTGTTTGTCGCCAGCCTGTTGCTGGTGGGGGCGAGTGTCTGCGCGGTGGGGCCGATTGGGTTTGTCGGGCTGATCGCGCCGAATATCCTTCGCCAGTTTCTCGGCAATGACTACCGTTGGCTGATCCCGCTGAGCGCGGCCTTGGGCGCGGTGATCGTGCTGGGCGCCGACTTGCTCAGCCGCGCCGTGGCCTTCCCGGTGGAAACCCCGGCGGGGGTGGTCACTGCCTTGATCGGCGCACCGTTCTTTCTGTTTCTTGCCAGGCGCGCCCTATGATTCGCCCACGTTTTCGCCTGGGGTTGCTGCTCGGCTTGTTGCTGCTGGCGACGTTTATCAGCCTCAGCGCCGGCACCTTGTGGCTCAAGCCCGCCACCGTACTCGAGCGCCTGTTGGCCCACGACGCCCTCGACTTCGAAGTGTGGAACCACCGCCTGCCACGCAGCCTGATCGCGATCCTCGCAGGGGCAGCCTTCGGCCTGGCCGGGGCGATTGTGCAGGGCGTGATCCGCAACCCGCTGGCCTCGCCGGAGATCCTCGGCGTGACCCAAGGCGCCGGTTTGGCGCTGACCGTGGCGATCATCGGCTGGCCGCAGCTGCCGATTGCCTGGCTGCCGTTGGTGGCGTGCCTGGGCGGCGCTGGTGGTGCGTTGTTGTTGGCGCTGTACAACACCGGCGTGAGTTTTTCCGGGGTGCGTTTTGCGCTGTCCGGGGTGGCGATTGCGGTGACCTTGTCCAGCGTCACCGAGTTTCTGATCCTGTCCCACCCGCTGGATATCAACACCGCCTTGCTCGCGCTGACCGGCAGCCTGTGGAGCCGCAACTGGCACCATGTGGCGTTGGTGCTGCCGTTTCTGCTGCTGATCCCGCTGGGGTTGTGCCTGGCCAAGCCGTTGAACCTGATTGCCCTGGGCGATGAAGCGGCCCACAGCCTGGGCACCGCACTCGGCCGTACACGCTGGCTGGCGATGGCCTGCGCGGTGCTGCTCACCAGCCTGGGCGTGGGTGTGATCGGGCCGATCGGCTTTATCGGCCTGGTGGCGCCGCATATGGCGCGGCGCCTGGTGGGCGGGCATCACCAGTGCCTGTTGCCGGCAGCGATGCTGATCGGCGCGCTGCTATTGGTGCTGGCCGACACCCTCGGGCGCACCTTGATCGCGCCCAGCGAAATCCCGGCGGGGGTTCTCACGGCGGTGATTGGTGCGCCGTATTTTCTTTGGTTGCTGGCACGGTTCAAGGGCTGATCCCATGAGTATTCTCCACGCGCAACAACTCGATATCGGCTACGGCACCACGCGCATCGTGCAGGGCCTCTCGTTCGCGCCGCCCACCGGCAAAGTCACCGCGCTGATCGGCCCCAACGGCTGCGGCAAGTCGACCTTGCTCAAGACCTTTGCGCGCATCCTCAAGCCGACCCAGGGTGAATTGACCCTTGATGGCCAGCCCTATGCCAGCCTGTCCGCCCGCCAGCTGGCGCGGCAGATCGCGTTCTTGCCCCAGGTGCTGCCGGTGCCGGAAGGCGTCAGCGTGCGCCAGCTGGTCGCCTACGGCCGCAGCCCGCATAACTCGCTGTGGGGGCGACTGAGCGGCAACGACCAGTCCCATGTGACCCAGGCCATGCAGCGCCTGGCGCTGGACAACCTGGCCGACCGCGCCCTGGCGGACCTCTCCGGCGGCCAGCGCCAACGCGCCTGGCTGGCGATGGTGTTGGCACAGAACGCGCCGGTGGTGTTGCTCGACGAACCCACCACCTACCTCGACATCAGCCACCAGGTCGAACTGCTCGACCTGATGCGCGAACTGGCCGCCGAAGGCAAGACCGTGATCACCGTGCTCCACGATATCAACCAGGCGTGCCGCTACGCCGACCATTTGGCGGTGATGCAGGGCGGCAGGCTGGTGGCGGATGGTGCGCCGGGGGAGGTGATCAGTGCCGAGTTGATGCGCCAGGTGTTTGAGGTGCAGGTGCAGATCATCAATGAGCCGGTGTCCGGCACGCCGATGTGCGTGGTAGAAAAAAGCACCCGCCATCACGCCTGATCCGGTCAAAAAAATGTGGGAGCGGGTTTGCTCGCGAAAGCGGTGTGTCAGTCACAGGATGCATTGGCTGACACGCCCTCTTCGCGAGCAAGCCCGCTCCCACATTTTGGATCTCAGTGGGTTTCAATGCGCCATACAGCCTTCTTCACCTCAATCGCTTTGGGCAACAATCGATTCTGATAAAACAAATCCGCTGTCGCCTGCTGAGCCTGGATGATCTTGTCGTCGATCGGCAAAATCGGCGACGGCGGGCGGTTATCCATATAGCGTGCGATCACCTCGCTGGGCAGGCCCATAAAGCGCGTCAGCACCTTGAGGCTGTCCTCACGCTGGCTGCGGGTGAGGGCTTCGGCGGCGCTGAGTTCACCGAGCAAATCATGGATAAAGGCCGTATTGGCCTGGGCGTAGTCACGCCGTGCGGTGTACACCGGGCCCGACAGCCCCAGGCCCTCGCCATTGGCCAGCACATGGCTGGGGCTCTGGCTCAAGGCGAGAGACGAGTAGGGTTCCCAGATGGCCCAGGCATCCACGCTGCCTTGTTCGAACGCGGCGCGGGCGTCCGCAGGGGGCAGGTACACCGGCTGGATATCCTTGTAGCTGAGCCCGGCTTTATTCAGGGCGCGCAGGATCAGGTTGTGGGAGCTGGAGCCTTTCTGGAACGCGACTTTCTTACCCTTAAGGTCCGCCACCGACTGCAGCGGGCTGTCATTGCGCACCAGAATGGTCTCGGCCGTCGGCTTGGGAGGCTCGGCGCCGATGTACACCAGGTCGGCACCGGCGGCTTGGGCGAACAGCGGCGGGATATCACCCGTGGAGCCCACATCCAGCGCGCCGACGTTGAGGGCTTCGAGCATCTGCGGGCCGGCGGGGAATTCGACCCACTTCACGGCCGTCTGCGGGAAGCGTTTTTCCAGCAGGCCATGCTCCTTGGCCAGCACCAGGGCGATGGAGCCTTTCTGGTAGCCGATGCGCAGGGTGGCGGGCTCGGCGGCCCAGGCGGTTTGAGTCACGGCCAGCAAGGCCACTATCAGTGCTGGAAATTTCATGCCTTGCCCTCGGTAAAACGATTGGCCGGGCGTGCCAGACCCAGATTTTCGCGCAGCGTCGAACCGCTGTATTGCGTGCGAAACAGCCCGCGTCGTTGCAGTTCCGGCACCACCCACTGGGCAAAGTCTTCCAAGCCGCCCGGCAAATGCGGTACCAGTATATTGAAGCCATCGGCCGCGCCATTTTCGAACCAGTGTTGCAGCTCATCGGCAATCTGCGCAGGCGTGCCGATCAGGCTGTAATGCCCACGGCCACCGGCGATCCGGCGACCCAGTTGCGCGAGTGTCAGCTGTTCACGCTCAGCCAGCTCGCTCAGCAGTTGCTGGCGGCTGCGTTGCCCGCTGTCGGTCAATGGCAGCGGCGGCAGCGGCCCGTCCAGCGGGTAGCCGGACAGGTCGAAATTGCCCAGCATGCGCCCCAGCAAAGCGACGCCCACCTCGGGTTCCACCAGGGCCTGGAACGCCTCGAACTTCGCTTGTGCCTCGGCCTCGGTCTGCCCGACCACCACAAACACGCCCGGCATGATTTTCAGCGAATCCGCCTCGCGGCCGTACTGGCTCAAGCGCCCCTTGAGGTCGGCATAAAACGCCTGGGCATTCGCCAGTGACGTCTGCGCGGTAAACACCACTTCGGCGGTCTGCGCGGCCAGCTCGCGGCCGGCCTCGGAAGAGCCGGCCTGCACGATCACCGGCTGGCCCTGGGGCGAGCGCGCCACATTCAGCGGGCCCTTGACCTGAAAGTGTTCGCCGACGTGATCCAGCACATGCAGTTTCGCCGGGTCGTAATAGTTGCCGCTGGCCTTGTCGCGCACGAAAGCATCGTCCTCCCAGCTGTCCCACAGGCCGGTCACCACCTGGTGAAACTCGCGGGCGCGGCTGTAGCGTTCAGCATGGCCGAGGTGTTCATCGCGACCAAAATTCTGCGCTTCGGCGGCGGCATCCGAGGTCACCAGGTTCCAGCCGGCTCGCCCGCCGGACAGGTGATCCAGCGAGGCGAATTTGCGCGCCACATGGTAGGGCTCGTTGTAGCTGGTGGTGGCGGTGGCGATCAGGCCGATGTGCTCGGTCACTGCACTCAGCGCCGAGAGCAGGGTGAGCGGCTCGAAATGATCCGAGCGCGCCATACGGCTTGCGACGTCGCCGGTGGCGGCGGCGATGCTGTCGGCCACGAACAGTGCATCGAATTTCGCCGCTTCGGCCACCCGCGCCAGGTGTTTGTACTGGGCGAAATCCAGCCCGGCATTCGCCGGTACGTCCGGGTGGCGCCAGGCGGCCACGTGGTGCCCGGTGGCCATCAGGAAGGCGCCGAGTGTCAGTTGTCGGCTCATGCTTAGAAATCCTTGCGCAGTTGCACACCGAAGTAACGTTCATCGTCACGGGGTACGGCACGGTAGATGTAATTGCCGCCGCTGGCCAGCAGCGGGGAGTAGGACTTGTCGGCGAGGTTCTTGGCCAGGAAAGCTACGCGCCAGCCGTTGCTGTAGTCGGCCAGGGCCACGCTGGCGTTCCAGATGCCGTAGGCGCCTTGCTGGGTGTCGACGTTCTGGCTGATGTCGTACTGCACTTCGCTCTGCCAGCTGTAGTCGGTGCCCAGTTCGATGTCCAGGCCGTTATCCAGCGGGATCGTGTAGTCGGCGCGCACGTAGCTTTTCCAGTCCGGGCTGTAGGGCAACGGTTTGCCATTCACGTTGCAGGTGGCCGCCGCACCGGCGGGGCAGGCGAACTCATCGATGCGTGCACGCGTGTAGGCCAGGGCGCCGGAGAGTTTCAGCTGTTGGGTGGCCTGCAAGGCGTAATCCAGCTCGACGCCTTCGGTGCTGACGCTGCCGGCGTTGATCAGGCGGGTCACCACTTGCCCGGCAACGGTGTCGAAAAAGTTCGCCTGGTAGTTGTCGTAGTCGCTGTGGAACACCGCCAGGTTAGTCGTCAGGCGGTTGTTCCAGGCAGTCGCCTTGATCCCGGCTTCCCAAGTGTTGGAGGTTTCCGGCTTGAGCGCGTCGGTGTCACGCGGCTGCATATTGAAGAACACGTTGTAGGCCGGGCCTTTGTAGCCACGCGAATAGGTGAGGTAGCTGGTGATGTTGTCCGTGAGGTCGTACTGCACGCCGAGGCGGCCGGACCAGCCGTCTTCATCCACCGAGCCGGAACTGGAAGTGGCCGGTTGAATCCCGCTGACGGTGGTGGCGGAGGTGGAGACGCGGCGGTGATCGTATTTCAGGTCATCGTGGGTGTAGCGCAGGCCGGCGATGCCGCGAAAGCGCGAGGTGAAATTCAGCGTGGTTTCGCCGAATACCGCGTAGCTGTCGCTGGTGGTGCTGTAGTCGGCGATGCCACGGTCGGTGCGCGTGGTGGTGGTCAGCGTACGCTGGTAAGTCTCTTCGTCCTTGCCGTGCATATAGAACAGGCCGCCGACGTACTCCAGGAACTCGCCTTTGGGCGAGGCCAGGCGCAGTTCCTGGGAGTACTGGTCGAAGGCCAGCTCACCTTTGTCGGCGGTGCCGGGGAAGGCCGCGGTTACGGTGCCGAGACGGTCGCCGTCCTGGTACTGGGTGTTGTCCCAGCCGCGCCAGGCAGTGATCGAGGTCAGGGTGTAGTCACCGAGGTTCCAGTCCAACTGCGCGGACAGGCCCTTGTTGGTATCCTCCACATGGCTGCGGGTGTCGGTGTTGATGTCGCGGTTGTCGCTGGAGGCGCGCACCGGGCTCAGGGCATTGCTGAACGCCGGGGTCAGGGATTTGCTGACCACGCCATTCGGCGCGTCGTCGTGGGACTGCATGTAGTCGGCGATCAGGGTCAGTTTTACGTCGTCATTCGGGGTGAATTCCAGCTTGCCGCGAATGCCCTTGTGGTTGTAGCCGTTGACCTCCTGGCCATTGTGCTGGTTATCGACGTTACCGTCGTAGCTGCCGAACAGCGTGCTGATCGAACCCTTGAGCACATCCGGCACCAGGCTGCCGCCGATGCCGAAACGCGTGCGGCTTTCATTGCCGCTGTAGTACGACTGGTCGATGTAGCCGTGGGTCTCGGCGGTGGGCGCCTTGCTGGTGATATTCAGCACGCCGGCCGAGGCGTTCTTGCCGAACAGCGTGCCTTGCGGGCCGCGCAGCACCTCGATGCGCTCCAGGTCCAGCAGGTCGAGGGTGGCCTGGCCGGGGCGGGCGTAGACCACGCCGTCGATCACCGTGGCCACCGTCGGCTCGACGCCGGGTGAGGTGGAAATGGTGCCCACACCGCGCACAAACAACGAGGTGTCTTTGTTCGACGCGCCGGTGCGGAAGTTCAGCGACGGCACCTGCTGGGCGATGCTTGCCACGCCGTTGCGGTTGTCGCGCTCCAGTTGTTCGCCGTCCAGCACCGAGACCGCCACCGGGACTTTTTGCAGTGACTCTTCGCGGCGCGTGGCGGTGACCGTCACCGCTTGGAGGGTGGCCTGCGGCTCGTCAGCGGCAAAGGCTGCGGGCAGGGGCAGGGCGGTCATACCGGCCAGAAGGAGTAAGTGAGTGTGCTTGTGCATGCTGTGTCCGCTCGAAAGGAATGCCCTGAACCGCTGCGGTTCTTGCGACCGTCAGCGCCTGTAAAACTGTCTTGGGCATTCGCTCGAGCGAGTAGCAGACAACGCGCTTTGTTAGCGCTAACATCGGCATTATTGGTAGGTCTGGTTTAGAGCGTCAAATACTAAAAAATTAGTCCTATATTCTTTTTGGTTTTTAACAGGATCACTCCGTGAGCGAAGACAAACCGCGCAAACGCCGTGGCGCCGGGCGCGTCACCCTGAACACCGTGGCGCGCCAGGCCGGGGTGTCGGCGATTACCGTGTCGCGCTATTTCAACCAGCCGGAGCAGGTCTCGCCCGAGCGGCGCGAGCGGATTGCCGCGGTGGTGGCCGAACTGGGTTATGTGCCCAACCTGGTGGCCGGCGGGCTGGCTTCGGCGCGGGGCAGGATTGTCGCGATGGTGATCCCGAATATTTCGGGGCCGATCTTTGCCAACACGATTCAGGGCTTCAGCGACACCCTCAGCCGTCATGGTTATCAGCTGCTGCTGGCATCCAGTTACTTCAGTGCCGAGCAGGAAGAAAGCGCGGTGCGTGCGTTCCTCGGCTGGTCGCCGGCGGCGCTGGTGCTGACCAGCCGCTTTCACAGCGCAGGCACCGAAAAGATGATCGCCGACGCGGATATCCCGGTGGTGGAAACCTGGGACTACGTGCCCGCCCGCGAGCCGTTGCAGATCGGTTTTTCCCACTATGAAGTCGGCGTCACGGCCGCACGCTACCTGCATGGCAAGGGCTATCGGCGCATCGCCTTTGTACAGAACAGCGCCACGGGCGACTTCAGCGCACTGGAGCGGCGTGACGGATTTGTCGCGACCCTGAGCGAGTTGGGTGTACAGCCGTGGGTGTTCGCCCCCGGCGCTGACCGTGCGCCTTTCGAGGCGGGCAAGCAGGCCATGGAAACCCTGATGAACCACGCCACGCCGCCCGACGCGATCTTCTTCGCCAATGACAACCTGGCCGCCGGCGGCCTGCTGGCCGGGCAGCGTGCGGGGCTTAAGATCCCGCAGGACTGTGCGGTGCTCGGGTTTGGCGATTATCCGTTTGCCGAAATGCTGTTGCCGAGCCTTAGCACCATCAAGCCGCCGGCCCTGGAAATCGGCGTGCTGGCGGCAACACGGGTGCTGGAAAGCCTTGGGGTATTGCCGGTGGATGATGAGGTACAACGCCTGAACCTGTTGGACTGCCGCTTGATCGAACGGGAAAGCGCCTGAGCTTTATTTGCGGCTCAGGGGCAATTTGGATACGGTGCAAGCCTGCCCACAAGGATGTTCCCATGACCGAGCCCGCCCCCAAGACCCGTCGCGCCCCCAAAGGTGAAAAACGCCGCGAAGAGCTGCTGGACGCGGCCCTGCAGGTGTTTTCCCTCGAAGGCTACAGCGGCGCCTCGATGGCCCAGGTGGCGGCGATTGTGGGGATTTCCGTGGCCGGCCTGCTGCACCACTTTCCCAGCAAGATTTCATTGCTGATGGGCGTGCTGCAACGTCGAGATGAGGTCAACCAACGGATTGCCGATGAAGTGCGCGCCGAGAAATCACTGTCCGGCTTGCTCGGCAGCCTGCGGGCGATCAACCGTTCGAACGCCACCGCGCCTGGGGTGGTGCGCGCCTTTACCATTTTGAATGCCGAAAGCCTGCTCGACACCCAACCGGCCTGGAGCTGGTTTCAGGAGCGCTATGCGGGGATACACCGACGCTTGCAGGGGCAGTTTGCCGACCTGGTGGCGGCGGGGGAGGTGCGCAGCGACGTGGACATCGCCGGGCTGGTGGAAGAAATCCTGGCCATGATGGATGGCCTGCAGATCCAGTGGCTGCGCTTTCCGGAACAGGTGGACCTGGTGGCGCGTTTCGATACCTACATTGCGCGGGTCGATGCGGCGATCAGGGCCTGAGGATGGCCATTTGGCAATCTAAAGTGGGCACGGTCCAATGTGGGAGCGGGCTTGCTCGCGAATGCGGTGTCTCAGTGATGTATCTTTAACTGATCTACCGCTTTCGCGAGCAAGCCCGCTCCCACACAAAGCACCTCTTTTACCCGTCAGTTACCCGCAGCACTGCCCTGGGTAGTGTCATCGCTCATGTCATAGCCATCACCCTCACTGGTGCCGCTATCCCCTTCGTTCTGGTGCAGCACACCACCGGTTTTCACCTGTGGCAGCTCACGCAGCGTCGAATTGAGCGCCGAGCGCGG
The genomic region above belongs to Pseudomonas poae and contains:
- the fecC gene encoding iron-dicitrate ABC transporter permease FecC, with product MQRSLAATGIVLLGALLFWLSLYSWSPFTITATDAWNGLVHQGSVGGNMAYIVAQLRVPRAVCAALVGACLGLAGALMQGITRNRLASPSLFGVTAGAALGLALFSTGLVAPPFAGGALLMTCLGGALAWVTVFSLGGAWSPTTAQGRLVLAGVAVAALCAALTRLTVILVEAQAQSVLSWLAGSLANVGAAQVQLLWPCTLIGGLWALWCAPRLNLINLGEDAARSLGVGIASLRLQVFVASLLLVGASVCAVGPIGFVGLIAPNILRQFLGNDYRWLIPLSAALGAVIVLGADLLSRAVAFPVETPAGVVTALIGAPFFLFLARRAL
- a CDS encoding iron chelate uptake ABC transporter family permease subunit, whose translation is MIRPRFRLGLLLGLLLLATFISLSAGTLWLKPATVLERLLAHDALDFEVWNHRLPRSLIAILAGAAFGLAGAIVQGVIRNPLASPEILGVTQGAGLALTVAIIGWPQLPIAWLPLVACLGGAGGALLLALYNTGVSFSGVRFALSGVAIAVTLSSVTEFLILSHPLDINTALLALTGSLWSRNWHHVALVLPFLLLIPLGLCLAKPLNLIALGDEAAHSLGTALGRTRWLAMACAVLLTSLGVGVIGPIGFIGLVAPHMARRLVGGHHQCLLPAAMLIGALLLVLADTLGRTLIAPSEIPAGVLTAVIGAPYFLWLLARFKG
- the fecE gene encoding Fe(3+) dicitrate ABC transporter ATP-binding protein FecE, with amino-acid sequence MSILHAQQLDIGYGTTRIVQGLSFAPPTGKVTALIGPNGCGKSTLLKTFARILKPTQGELTLDGQPYASLSARQLARQIAFLPQVLPVPEGVSVRQLVAYGRSPHNSLWGRLSGNDQSHVTQAMQRLALDNLADRALADLSGGQRQRAWLAMVLAQNAPVVLLDEPTTYLDISHQVELLDLMRELAAEGKTVITVLHDINQACRYADHLAVMQGGRLVADGAPGEVISAELMRQVFEVQVQIINEPVSGTPMCVVEKSTRHHA
- a CDS encoding sulfonate ABC transporter substrate-binding protein, translating into MKFPALIVALLAVTQTAWAAEPATLRIGYQKGSIALVLAKEHGLLEKRFPQTAVKWVEFPAGPQMLEALNVGALDVGSTGDIPPLFAQAAGADLVYIGAEPPKPTAETILVRNDSPLQSVADLKGKKVAFQKGSSSHNLILRALNKAGLSYKDIQPVYLPPADARAAFEQGSVDAWAIWEPYSSLALSQSPSHVLANGEGLGLSGPVYTARRDYAQANTAFIHDLLGELSAAEALTRSQREDSLKVLTRFMGLPSEVIARYMDNRPPSPILPIDDKIIQAQQATADLFYQNRLLPKAIEVKKAVWRIETH
- a CDS encoding LLM class flavin-dependent oxidoreductase, which gives rise to MSRQLTLGAFLMATGHHVAAWRHPDVPANAGLDFAQYKHLARVAEAAKFDALFVADSIAAATGDVASRMARSDHFEPLTLLSALSAVTEHIGLIATATTSYNEPYHVARKFASLDHLSGGRAGWNLVTSDAAAEAQNFGRDEHLGHAERYSRAREFHQVVTGLWDSWEDDAFVRDKASGNYYDPAKLHVLDHVGEHFQVKGPLNVARSPQGQPVIVQAGSSEAGRELAAQTAEVVFTAQTSLANAQAFYADLKGRLSQYGREADSLKIMPGVFVVVGQTEAEAQAKFEAFQALVEPEVGVALLGRMLGNFDLSGYPLDGPLPPLPLTDSGQRSRQQLLSELAEREQLTLAQLGRRIAGGRGHYSLIGTPAQIADELQHWFENGAADGFNILVPHLPGGLEDFAQWVVPELQRRGLFRTQYSGSTLRENLGLARPANRFTEGKA
- a CDS encoding TonB-dependent receptor, whose product is MHKHTHLLLLAGMTALPLPAAFAADEPQATLQAVTVTATRREESLQKVPVAVSVLDGEQLERDNRNGVASIAQQVPSLNFRTGASNKDTSLFVRGVGTISTSPGVEPTVATVIDGVVYARPGQATLDLLDLERIEVLRGPQGTLFGKNASAGVLNITSKAPTAETHGYIDQSYYSGNESRTRFGIGGSLVPDVLKGSISTLFGSYDGNVDNQHNGQEVNGYNHKGIRGKLEFTPNDDVKLTLIADYMQSHDDAPNGVVSKSLTPAFSNALSPVRASSDNRDINTDTRSHVEDTNKGLSAQLDWNLGDYTLTSITAWRGWDNTQYQDGDRLGTVTAAFPGTADKGELAFDQYSQELRLASPKGEFLEYVGGLFYMHGKDEETYQRTLTTTTRTDRGIADYSTTSDSYAVFGETTLNFTSRFRGIAGLRYTHDDLKYDHRRVSTSATTVSGIQPATSSSGSVDEDGWSGRLGVQYDLTDNITSYLTYSRGYKGPAYNVFFNMQPRDTDALKPETSNTWEAGIKATAWNNRLTTNLAVFHSDYDNYQANFFDTVAGQVVTRLINAGSVSTEGVELDYALQATQQLKLSGALAYTRARIDEFACPAGAAATCNVNGKPLPYSPDWKSYVRADYTIPLDNGLDIELGTDYSWQSEVQYDISQNVDTQQGAYGIWNASVALADYSNGWRVAFLAKNLADKSYSPLLASGGNYIYRAVPRDDERYFGVQLRKDF
- a CDS encoding LacI family DNA-binding transcriptional regulator produces the protein MSEDKPRKRRGAGRVTLNTVARQAGVSAITVSRYFNQPEQVSPERRERIAAVVAELGYVPNLVAGGLASARGRIVAMVIPNISGPIFANTIQGFSDTLSRHGYQLLLASSYFSAEQEESAVRAFLGWSPAALVLTSRFHSAGTEKMIADADIPVVETWDYVPAREPLQIGFSHYEVGVTAARYLHGKGYRRIAFVQNSATGDFSALERRDGFVATLSELGVQPWVFAPGADRAPFEAGKQAMETLMNHATPPDAIFFANDNLAAGGLLAGQRAGLKIPQDCAVLGFGDYPFAEMLLPSLSTIKPPALEIGVLAATRVLESLGVLPVDDEVQRLNLLDCRLIERESA
- a CDS encoding TetR/AcrR family transcriptional regulator; amino-acid sequence: MTEPAPKTRRAPKGEKRREELLDAALQVFSLEGYSGASMAQVAAIVGISVAGLLHHFPSKISLLMGVLQRRDEVNQRIADEVRAEKSLSGLLGSLRAINRSNATAPGVVRAFTILNAESLLDTQPAWSWFQERYAGIHRRLQGQFADLVAAGEVRSDVDIAGLVEEILAMMDGLQIQWLRFPEQVDLVARFDTYIARVDAAIRA